The following proteins come from a genomic window of Chryseobacterium glaciei:
- a CDS encoding cytidine deaminase, whose amino-acid sequence MKKDIQIGYEYFKNSSELSDIENTLFARAKQARENAYAPYSNFLVGCSVLLENGEIFSGNNQENAAFPSGLCAERTTLFWVAANFPNEKIKKIFIVGGPREFHEKNPPIPPCGACRQSLIEYETKQNENIDLYFSSMNDVVVKVNSIKDLLPFYFDATFL is encoded by the coding sequence ATGAAAAAAGACATACAGATAGGTTACGAATATTTTAAAAATAGCAGTGAACTTAGCGATATAGAAAATACTTTGTTCGCCAGAGCAAAACAAGCAAGGGAAAATGCTTACGCGCCTTATTCCAACTTTTTGGTAGGTTGTTCGGTTTTATTGGAGAATGGAGAGATCTTCTCCGGAAATAATCAGGAGAATGCGGCTTTTCCATCAGGGCTTTGTGCCGAGAGAACGACTTTATTCTGGGTAGCAGCGAATTTTCCGAATGAAAAGATTAAAAAGATCTTTATTGTTGGCGGACCGAGAGAATTTCATGAGAAAAATCCGCCGATTCCACCTTGTGGAGCTTGCCGACAAAGCTTAATTGAATATGAAACCAAGCAGAATGAAAATATTGATCTTTATTTTTCGAGCATGAATGATGTTGTCGTGAAAGTGAATTCTATTAAGGATTTGTTGCCGTTTTATTTTGATGCTACGTTTTTGTAG
- a CDS encoding DUF2752 domain-containing protein yields MKIEDFMLPCPSKKFLGIECFGCGAQRAIVMVFEGRFSDAFHMFPAVYTLLIFLFTVGISFIDKKRNYGNVLIIMAIINSIIMVIAYFYKHFYLNLH; encoded by the coding sequence ATGAAAATAGAGGATTTCATGTTACCGTGCCCAAGCAAAAAGTTCTTAGGAATAGAATGTTTTGGCTGTGGTGCCCAAAGAGCTATTGTCATGGTTTTTGAAGGGAGATTCTCTGATGCTTTTCATATGTTTCCGGCTGTTTACACGCTTTTGATATTTTTATTTACCGTAGGAATAAGTTTTATTGATAAAAAAAGGAACTATGGAAATGTTTTAATTATAATGGCGATTATTAATTCAATTATAATGGTAATTGCTTATTTTTACAAACATTTTTATCTTAATTTGCACTAA
- a CDS encoding NADH:flavin oxidoreductase/NADH oxidase gives MLYTPIKFRNVEVKNRWVMSPMCMYSCENGMANDFHYVHYGSRSQGGTGLIIVEATGVERRGRITNHCMGIWNDEQAEKLQKIVEFVHKNSDSKIGIQIAHAGRKGSTWNNLQIPVEEGWETVAPSPIPYHPTERIPHVLTIEEIKEQVQNFKEAARRAVKAGFDVIEIHGAHGYLVHQFLSPLSNIRTDEYGGSFENRIRFLLEIVDAVNEELNENVALFVRISGTEYAENGWDIESSVELAKILKNHSVDLVDVSSGGNIHGVKIPLFDGYQVPLSSQVRNEAEVKTGAVGLIKKVEHAEEILQKGDADLIFIAREILRNPYIAVQGSFEMKEECFFPHQYLRAKISS, from the coding sequence ATGTTATACACTCCTATAAAATTCAGAAATGTTGAAGTAAAAAACAGATGGGTAATGTCCCCGATGTGTATGTATTCTTGTGAAAACGGGATGGCTAATGATTTCCATTACGTCCATTACGGAAGCAGATCGCAGGGCGGAACAGGATTAATTATAGTAGAAGCAACCGGCGTAGAACGCCGCGGAAGGATCACCAACCATTGTATGGGAATCTGGAATGACGAACAGGCTGAAAAACTTCAGAAAATTGTTGAGTTTGTTCACAAGAATTCAGACAGTAAAATAGGGATACAAATTGCTCATGCAGGAAGAAAAGGCTCAACTTGGAACAATTTGCAAATTCCCGTTGAAGAAGGTTGGGAAACCGTTGCACCAAGCCCGATTCCTTATCACCCAACAGAAAGAATTCCACATGTTTTAACAATAGAGGAAATCAAAGAACAAGTTCAAAACTTTAAAGAGGCAGCAAGAAGAGCGGTAAAAGCAGGTTTTGATGTGATCGAAATTCACGGCGCACACGGTTATTTGGTTCACCAGTTTTTATCTCCGCTTTCTAACATCAGAACAGATGAATATGGCGGAAGTTTTGAGAACAGAATCAGATTTTTATTAGAAATTGTAGATGCTGTAAATGAAGAATTAAATGAAAATGTTGCTCTTTTTGTAAGAATTTCCGGAACAGAATACGCTGAAAATGGCTGGGATATTGAAAGCAGTGTAGAATTGGCGAAAATATTAAAAAATCATTCAGTTGATTTGGTAGACGTTTCAAGCGGTGGAAATATTCATGGAGTAAAAATTCCTCTTTTTGATGGATATCAGGTTCCTCTTTCTTCTCAGGTAAGAAATGAAGCGGAAGTGAAAACCGGTGCAGTTGGTTTAATTAAAAAAGTAGAACATGCGGAAGAAATTCTTCAAAAAGGCGATGCTGATTTAATTTTTATTGCCAGAGAGATCTTAAGAAATCCATACATCGCAGTTCAGGGTTCGTTTGAAATGAAGGAAGAATGCTTTTTTCCACATCAGTATTTAAGAGCGAAAATTTCTTCTTAA